A section of the Methanoregula formicica SMSP genome encodes:
- a CDS encoding tetratricopeptide repeat protein, protein MIDRCIKKSPEAFFREAKDTLDRNEAELEKNAKNSREIKANLETIKATVLVLQQFAPEIHEFRKYLCDIDRKVDEVNKKLDDIKGDIKNIRAILGKSGEYSQLTKELAELEEAYNAIPDSNSQVRIRISKQIESQKQAIEAFRQDVLRMAETFSKITIDSERLRQAQAAFESGDFKRTGELLNATDLESDQERLLALKEERRRKKDELDNQLRHNATEYLIKAQATELDLSNPNRFEETKTYYLQSIRSCAFHDNLFGLAYYHQRYNRFDDAEATYLRIFSELGNTLPLENRALTLNNLAILHKAKNEFGRAEDEFSEALTLYRNLANSNPSVYLLYVAKTLNNLAILHETINKTDLAEREFAEAQAIRKEIEKN, encoded by the coding sequence GTGATTGATAGGTGTATAAAAAAATCCCCTGAAGCATTTTTCCGGGAGGCAAAGGACACTCTCGACAGGAATGAAGCAGAACTTGAAAAAAATGCCAAGAACTCTCGAGAAATCAAGGCTAATCTTGAAACCATCAAGGCTACAGTTCTCGTTTTACAGCAATTCGCGCCAGAAATTCATGAGTTCAGGAAATACCTGTGCGATATTGATCGTAAAGTGGATGAAGTAAATAAAAAACTGGACGATATCAAGGGAGATATTAAAAATATCAGGGCAATCCTGGGAAAATCCGGGGAATATTCTCAACTGACAAAAGAACTGGCGGAACTCGAAGAAGCATACAATGCGATTCCTGATAGTAATAGTCAGGTACGAATCAGGATCAGTAAGCAGATTGAGAGCCAGAAGCAGGCAATTGAGGCATTCCGACAGGATGTACTCCGAATGGCAGAAACATTCAGCAAAATCACAATTGATAGTGAACGCCTTCGGCAGGCGCAGGCAGCGTTTGAAAGCGGTGATTTTAAACGCACGGGTGAACTGCTCAATGCAACGGATCTTGAATCCGATCAGGAACGCCTTCTTGCCCTGAAAGAAGAGCGCAGAAGAAAAAAGGACGAACTCGATAACCAGCTCCGCCACAATGCAACAGAATACCTGATCAAGGCCCAGGCAACTGAACTTGATTTATCGAATCCAAACCGGTTTGAGGAAACGAAAACTTATTATCTTCAATCCATCCGGAGCTGTGCATTTCACGACAATTTATTTGGTCTCGCTTACTATCATCAGAGATATAACCGGTTTGATGATGCAGAAGCCACGTATCTGCGAATTTTTTCTGAACTCGGGAATACGTTACCGCTAGAAAACCGTGCTTTGACTCTCAACAACCTTGCAATTTTACATAAAGCGAAAAACGAGTTCGGCAGAGCAGAAGACGAATTCTCGGAAGCGTTGACATTGTACCGGAACCTCGCCAATTCAAATCCATCCGTTTATCTGCTATATGTTGCAAAGACCCTCAACAACCTCGCGATTTTGCATGAGACAATAAATAAAACAGATCTGGCCGAACGTGAATTTGCTGAAGCACAAGCCATCCGGAAAGAAATAGAAAAAAACTGA
- a CDS encoding 2-amino-3,7-dideoxy-D-threo-hept-6-ulosonate synthase, with product MRGKEIRLERIMNRNTKKTIIVPMDHGVSDGPIPGLIDMGQTVNLVADGGANAVIGHVGLALHGHRQGGRDIGLILHLSGSTKLAPDPNEKVLVNTVQNAIKMGADGVSMHVNIGAESEARMLADLGLVAVECMEWGMPLLAMMYPRGKNIKQANDLDHVKLATRVAAELGADIVKTVYTGDPESFREVTRGCPVPVVVAGGSKTDDRTTLELIEGAMAGGAAGISIGRNAFQHKSPDRFVRAAACIVHHNKSVEEALEILK from the coding sequence ATGAGAGGAAAGGAAATCCGTCTGGAACGAATCATGAACCGCAATACGAAGAAGACCATCATCGTGCCCATGGATCACGGGGTCTCGGACGGCCCGATCCCCGGGCTCATCGACATGGGCCAGACCGTCAACCTGGTGGCGGACGGCGGGGCGAACGCGGTGATCGGGCACGTAGGCCTTGCGTTGCACGGCCACCGGCAGGGCGGCCGGGACATCGGGCTCATCCTGCATTTGTCGGGCAGCACGAAGCTTGCACCGGACCCGAACGAGAAGGTGCTCGTCAATACCGTGCAGAACGCCATCAAGATGGGGGCCGACGGGGTCTCGATGCACGTCAACATCGGGGCCGAGTCCGAGGCGCGGATGCTCGCGGACCTGGGATTGGTTGCCGTGGAGTGCATGGAGTGGGGAATGCCGCTCCTTGCGATGATGTACCCCCGGGGAAAGAACATCAAACAGGCAAACGACCTCGACCACGTCAAGCTCGCGACCCGGGTTGCAGCCGAGCTCGGGGCCGACATTGTCAAAACGGTCTATACGGGAGATCCGGAGAGCTTCCGTGAGGTCACCCGGGGCTGTCCGGTACCGGTCGTGGTGGCCGGAGGAAGTAAGACCGATGACCGCACAACATTGGAACTGATCGAAGGCGCGATGGCGGGCGGTGCTGCCGGGATCTCGATCGGCAGGAACGCCTTCCAGCACAAGAGCCCCGACAGGTTCGTGCGGGCAGCAGCATGTATCGTGCACCATAACAAGAGCGTAGAAGAAGCACTGGAAATTCTGAAGTGA
- a CDS encoding 2-amino-3,7-dideoxy-D-threo-hept-6-ulosonate synthase, protein MIGKDIRIERIMDRNTGRSVIVPMDHGFSMGQIDGLLDMTKVISEVSDGGANAIVLHKGLIKRGHRRHGRDIGLIIHLSGSTSLNPDPNDKVQVCTVEEAIALGADAVSIHINLGAPNESKMLEIGAKVTRDCTRWGMPLLTMIYPRGKGIDPFSPQAVGHAVRVAEELGSDMIKTNYPGDPESFKKIVKACSVPVFIAGGEKTGDLDSLKIIRDAVSVGGAGVCVGRNAFQRKDTQAFVHALCRVVHHNVDPAKALEQHK, encoded by the coding sequence ATGATTGGAAAGGACATCAGGATCGAACGGATAATGGACAGGAACACGGGAAGATCGGTCATCGTGCCGATGGACCACGGGTTTTCCATGGGACAGATTGACGGCCTCCTGGACATGACAAAAGTCATCTCGGAGGTGAGCGACGGGGGCGCAAACGCCATCGTGCTCCACAAGGGGCTCATCAAGCGCGGGCACCGCAGGCACGGCCGGGACATCGGGCTCATCATCCACCTCTCGGGCTCGACCTCGCTCAACCCGGACCCGAACGACAAGGTTCAGGTCTGCACGGTCGAAGAGGCCATTGCGCTCGGCGCTGACGCGGTCTCGATCCATATCAACCTCGGGGCCCCGAACGAGTCGAAGATGCTCGAGATCGGCGCGAAAGTAACAAGGGACTGCACCCGCTGGGGCATGCCGCTTTTGACCATGATCTACCCGCGGGGCAAGGGCATCGACCCGTTCTCCCCGCAGGCGGTGGGCCACGCGGTCAGGGTGGCTGAAGAGCTCGGCTCGGACATGATCAAGACCAACTACCCGGGCGATCCCGAGTCCTTCAAAAAGATCGTGAAGGCCTGCTCGGTCCCGGTCTTCATCGCGGGGGGCGAGAAGACGGGCGACCTCGATTCGCTGAAGATCATCCGCGACGCGGTCAGTGTCGGCGGCGCCGGTGTCTGCGTGGGGAGGAACGCGTTCCAGAGAAAGGACACGCAGGCCTTCGTCCATGCGCTCTGCCGTGTCGTGCACCACAATGTTGACCCGGCAAAAGCGCTGGAGCAGCACAAATGA
- a CDS encoding 3-dehydroquinate synthase II gives MKQFWVECRPWNKEVATTAIESGADAILVDKAEDVKRLGRITTIAPDGDIQPGKDIGECTITDKASENKAAEAGKHKPVIVTTSDWTVIPLENLVAQSDKIVARVKDAKEAALALNVLEKGTYGILLATDKPAVVKEVAAMVKAGTGKVGLVPFTVTKIHPVGMGDRVCVDTCSILSDGDGMLMGNTSSAMLLVHAETLENPYVAPRPFRVNAGAVHAYILLPDGKTAYLSDLAIGGSVLVSGADGKAHSAIIGRTKIERRPLLLVEAASGKDKVSLILQNAETIRLVGEDGKAISVVQLKTGDKILGTVLEGGRHFGMAVKETIREK, from the coding sequence ATGAAGCAGTTCTGGGTCGAGTGCCGGCCCTGGAACAAGGAAGTAGCGACAACGGCAATCGAGAGCGGGGCGGATGCAATCCTTGTGGACAAGGCAGAGGACGTGAAACGTCTCGGCCGGATCACGACCATCGCCCCGGACGGCGACATACAACCCGGAAAAGACATCGGCGAGTGCACGATCACAGACAAGGCAAGCGAGAACAAGGCGGCGGAAGCGGGAAAGCACAAGCCGGTCATCGTCACCACGAGCGACTGGACGGTCATCCCGCTCGAAAACCTCGTGGCGCAGTCCGACAAGATCGTGGCGCGGGTGAAGGATGCAAAGGAAGCGGCCCTTGCGCTCAACGTGCTGGAGAAGGGGACGTACGGCATCCTGCTCGCGACAGACAAACCGGCAGTAGTCAAGGAAGTCGCGGCCATGGTCAAAGCCGGCACCGGCAAAGTCGGGCTCGTGCCGTTCACGGTCACGAAGATCCATCCCGTGGGCATGGGCGACCGGGTCTGTGTGGACACCTGCTCGATCCTCTCCGATGGCGATGGCATGCTGATGGGGAACACCTCGTCCGCGATGCTCCTCGTCCATGCCGAGACGCTCGAGAACCCGTACGTTGCCCCGCGCCCGTTCCGCGTGAACGCCGGCGCAGTCCATGCGTACATCCTGCTCCCGGACGGGAAGACCGCGTACCTCTCCGACCTTGCGATCGGCGGGTCGGTGCTCGTATCCGGTGCTGATGGAAAAGCCCACTCCGCGATCATCGGCCGGACCAAGATCGAGCGAAGGCCGCTGCTCCTCGTGGAAGCAGCATCAGGAAAAGACAAGGTGAGCCTCATCCTTCAGAACGCCGAGACGATCCGGCTCGTGGGCGAGGATGGGAAGGCAATTTCTGTCGTCCAGCTGAAGACCGGCGACAAGATCCTCGGGACCGTGCTCGAAGGCGGCAGGCATTTTGGCATGGCGGTCAAAGAGACGATCCGCGAGAAATAA
- a CDS encoding prephenate dehydrogenase/arogenate dehydrogenase family protein, with product MKLGIIGGTGKMGRLFVPVFERAGFEVLVSGRKTALKNADLATTCDIVIVSVPIHDTCRIIAEIAPLMKKDQLLCDFTSLKVKPVEAMLASKADVIGLHPMFGPTVSSIKGQTIIACPARAGKARTGSLLKVFRDEGATCTITTPEDHDRMVAVVQGLTHYVTLCMADTVRRLRMDIRATQAFTSPVYQIELSLMGRLLSQDPALYADILQQNPFVPDVLAGCRASATELAEVVNSKDPELFRSFFERNSRHLGNYCQEGQKMTDTLIDCMVEK from the coding sequence ATGAAACTCGGAATCATCGGCGGCACCGGGAAGATGGGGAGGCTCTTTGTCCCGGTCTTTGAGCGGGCGGGCTTCGAGGTCCTCGTGTCGGGACGGAAAACCGCTCTGAAGAACGCGGACCTTGCAACGACCTGCGACATCGTGATCGTTTCGGTTCCCATTCACGATACCTGCCGCATCATCGCGGAGATCGCCCCGCTTATGAAAAAAGACCAGCTCCTCTGCGACTTCACATCGCTCAAGGTGAAGCCCGTGGAAGCCATGCTCGCGTCGAAGGCAGATGTCATCGGGCTCCACCCGATGTTCGGCCCCACGGTCAGCTCGATCAAAGGCCAGACCATCATCGCCTGCCCGGCCCGTGCCGGAAAAGCCCGGACCGGGTCCCTGCTAAAAGTCTTCCGGGACGAAGGCGCCACGTGCACCATTACGACGCCGGAGGACCACGACCGGATGGTTGCCGTTGTCCAGGGCCTCACGCACTATGTCACGCTCTGCATGGCCGACACCGTGCGGAGGCTGCGGATGGACATCCGCGCAACGCAGGCATTCACGAGCCCCGTGTACCAGATCGAGCTCTCGCTCATGGGCCGGCTCCTCTCCCAGGATCCCGCGCTCTACGCTGACATCCTCCAGCAGAACCCGTTCGTGCCGGACGTGCTTGCCGGGTGCCGGGCATCCGCAACCGAGCTTGCGGAAGTCGTGAACAGTAAGGATCCGGAACTCTTCCGCAGCTTCTTTGAGCGGAACAGCCGGCATCTCGGGAATTACTGCCAGGAAGGCCAGAAGATGACCGATACCCTGATTGACTGCATGGTGGAGAAATGA
- a CDS encoding prephenate dehydratase yields MKILTLGPEGTFSHELALKLKKKKDEIVLLPTIRSIMAAVERGDGEGIVPIENSEAGGVGETQDGLARSPLFITAEMYLPVHHNLASLVSMKKMRVIYAHPQTHEQCSDKIEQWGLPVIHTSSNASSAREAKKTPNAGAILSETAAAIYKMPVIVRNTENSRTNTTRFVRIAREPARDRRPEKCSVLIDPSTDRSGLLHDLLEVFASRGINLSRIESRPSKRGIGNYVFFLDLAWTKKTPEALAALKEITEIKELGCYKKIEVKP; encoded by the coding sequence ATGAAGATCCTCACGCTCGGGCCCGAGGGGACCTTCTCGCACGAACTGGCGCTGAAGCTAAAAAAGAAAAAGGACGAGATCGTCCTCCTCCCCACCATCCGGAGCATCATGGCCGCGGTGGAACGTGGGGACGGCGAGGGGATCGTACCCATCGAGAACTCGGAAGCGGGCGGTGTCGGCGAGACGCAGGACGGCCTGGCACGGTCGCCACTTTTTATCACGGCAGAGATGTACCTGCCTGTCCACCACAACCTCGCCTCGCTGGTGTCAATGAAAAAGATGCGGGTGATCTATGCCCACCCGCAGACGCACGAGCAGTGCAGCGACAAGATCGAACAGTGGGGACTTCCGGTCATCCACACGAGCAGCAATGCATCGAGCGCCCGCGAGGCAAAAAAAACGCCCAATGCCGGCGCCATCCTCTCGGAGACGGCAGCAGCGATCTACAAGATGCCCGTTATCGTACGGAACACCGAGAACAGCAGGACCAACACCACGCGCTTTGTCCGGATCGCACGCGAGCCGGCCCGCGACAGAAGGCCGGAGAAGTGCAGCGTCTTAATCGACCCGAGCACCGACCGGTCCGGGCTCCTCCATGACCTGCTGGAAGTCTTTGCCTCCCGCGGGATCAACCTCTCGCGCATCGAGTCGCGGCCGTCAAAACGGGGGATCGGGAACTATGTCTTCTTCCTCGATCTTGCGTGGACGAAAAAAACTCCGGAAGCACTCGCTGCCTTAAAGGAGATCACGGAGATCAAAGAGCTCGGCTGCTACAAGAAGATCGAGGTAAAGCCATGA
- the aroA gene encoding 3-phosphoshikimate 1-carboxyvinyltransferase, which yields MNKSVQRHGKVDLTFAAPPSKSFTHRALIAGALASGKTTIFRPLDAEDTRLTATALRRLGIAIEEQPNRLIVTGCNGAFKDKNPTTLDLDNSGTSLRLLTTLALLCNNPVILTGSARMQERPIGPLAEALPAIGGTVGFRNQPGYPPLEVSGKLRGGPVTIDGSVSSQFISSILMAAPCAEQEVVVTIPSPPASASYLDITLSVMEAFGAKVTRDRYEQFAVSNHHHYTGRRYAIEGDYSSASYFFAIAALCGGKVTVTKLAPDSVQGDRRFLDALAAMGCRVMYGKDEATVESTGELSGITFDMSASPDTVQTLCMVAARATTPTTITGISHLKFKESDRINGTAERLRALGGDVSVDDDSITIRPAPLHGGTIDPANDHRTAMSFAILGLAVGGIEITGAECVNKSFPGFWDAMQDLIP from the coding sequence ATGAACAAGAGCGTGCAGCGGCACGGGAAGGTCGACCTCACCTTCGCCGCCCCGCCCTCGAAGAGCTTCACGCACCGGGCCCTGATCGCGGGAGCACTTGCCAGCGGGAAGACAACGATCTTCCGCCCGCTGGATGCCGAGGACACGCGGCTGACAGCAACGGCCCTCCGCCGCCTCGGGATAGCAATCGAAGAGCAGCCGAACCGGCTCATCGTCACCGGCTGCAACGGCGCGTTCAAAGACAAAAACCCAACAACCCTCGACCTCGACAACTCGGGAACCAGCCTCCGGCTCCTGACAACGCTCGCCCTGCTCTGCAACAACCCGGTCATTCTCACGGGCAGCGCACGGATGCAGGAGCGCCCGATCGGGCCACTCGCCGAGGCACTGCCCGCCATCGGGGGAACGGTCGGATTCCGGAACCAGCCGGGATACCCCCCGCTTGAAGTGAGCGGGAAGCTCCGCGGCGGCCCGGTCACCATCGACGGCTCGGTCAGCAGCCAGTTCATCTCCTCCATCCTCATGGCCGCTCCCTGCGCGGAGCAGGAGGTCGTTGTAACGATCCCGTCGCCCCCGGCATCGGCCTCGTACCTCGATATCACGCTCTCGGTGATGGAGGCATTCGGCGCAAAGGTCACACGGGACAGGTACGAGCAGTTCGCGGTCAGCAACCACCACCACTACACGGGACGGCGCTACGCGATTGAGGGCGATTACTCTTCGGCCTCGTATTTCTTTGCCATCGCAGCGCTCTGCGGCGGGAAGGTGACCGTCACAAAACTCGCCCCGGACTCCGTGCAGGGCGACCGGCGGTTCCTTGACGCTCTCGCGGCCATGGGCTGCAGGGTCATGTACGGGAAGGACGAGGCAACAGTCGAAAGTACCGGTGAGCTCAGCGGGATCACGTTCGATATGTCCGCATCGCCCGACACCGTCCAGACCCTCTGCATGGTTGCGGCCCGGGCAACGACCCCGACCACCATCACGGGAATCAGTCATTTAAAGTTCAAGGAAAGCGACCGTATCAATGGAACCGCGGAACGCCTCAGAGCGCTGGGCGGGGACGTGAGCGTGGATGATGATTCCATCACCATCCGCCCCGCACCGCTCCACGGGGGCACCATCGATCCCGCAAACGACCACCGGACCGCGATGAGCTTTGCCATCCTCGGGCTTGCTGTCGGCGGGATCGAGATCACGGGCGCGGAGTGCGTGAACAAGTCGTTCCCGGGGTTCTGGGACGCAATGCAGGACCTCATACCATGA
- the aroE gene encoding shikimate dehydrogenase, whose protein sequence is MRRIVLTGYRGTGKTEIGKQLAKIYAVPFIDTDALIEQRTGRSIPDIFHEDGEERFRDIEREVTASLPAADVIIGTGGGIVTDPRNMENLRRGSTVVLLTADIDTIGRRINHSSRPPLTGLPLREEIAVMMDRRRQNYYASSDLCFDTSDTTAEIAAKKIAGLIQAGTATPAARTDALAFFRSGRIPAPALRRLEELLNNPPSDPQTRILGVAGYPCAHSRGPTLFNGLFAEYGLNNFYTLFEDPELSQIMQVARAIDAKGLSVTIPFKQDVIGYLDEVDEHAAQQIGAVNTVVFACGSAIGYNTDWLGIRKPLVGMKGAKVVLLGAGGVASAAAYALTDLNMDVTILNRTPERAKELAKRFGCRWAAWDTFDTIRPDLVVNTTPLGMEPDTRSPLNESQLYPDLTVYDLVYTPPITPLIEMARAKGCTTITGTGLFLEQAKEQFYLWFGIDVPDETMRKYLP, encoded by the coding sequence ATGAGACGGATCGTGCTGACGGGCTACCGGGGCACCGGCAAGACCGAGATCGGGAAGCAGCTGGCGAAGATCTACGCAGTGCCGTTCATCGATACCGATGCCCTCATCGAGCAGAGGACCGGCCGGTCCATCCCTGACATCTTCCACGAGGACGGCGAAGAGCGCTTCCGCGACATCGAGCGTGAGGTGACTGCCTCACTCCCGGCAGCAGACGTGATTATCGGGACCGGCGGCGGAATCGTCACGGACCCGCGCAACATGGAAAACCTCCGGCGGGGCAGCACGGTCGTACTCCTCACCGCTGACATCGACACGATCGGGCGGCGTATCAACCACTCGTCCCGGCCACCGCTCACGGGCCTTCCCCTCCGAGAGGAGATCGCCGTCATGATGGACCGGCGGCGGCAGAACTATTACGCATCTTCCGATCTCTGCTTCGACACCAGCGACACCACCGCGGAGATCGCGGCAAAAAAGATTGCCGGACTGATCCAGGCGGGAACAGCAACCCCGGCAGCACGGACAGATGCGCTCGCGTTCTTCCGCAGCGGGAGGATTCCCGCACCCGCACTCCGACGGCTGGAGGAACTCCTGAACAACCCGCCATCTGATCCTCAGACCCGCATCCTCGGCGTTGCCGGCTACCCCTGCGCCCACAGCCGGGGCCCCACGCTCTTCAACGGCCTCTTTGCCGAGTACGGGCTCAACAACTTTTATACGCTCTTTGAGGACCCCGAACTCAGCCAGATCATGCAGGTAGCACGGGCAATCGATGCCAAAGGGCTCTCGGTCACCATCCCGTTCAAGCAGGACGTCATTGGCTATCTCGATGAAGTGGACGAGCACGCCGCTCAGCAGATCGGGGCCGTGAACACCGTGGTCTTTGCCTGCGGGAGCGCGATCGGGTACAACACGGACTGGCTCGGCATACGAAAGCCGCTCGTGGGCATGAAGGGTGCAAAGGTCGTGCTGCTCGGGGCCGGCGGCGTTGCATCGGCAGCAGCGTACGCACTAACGGATCTCAACATGGATGTCACCATCCTGAACCGCACGCCCGAACGGGCAAAGGAACTGGCAAAGCGCTTCGGCTGTCGCTGGGCTGCCTGGGACACGTTCGATACCATCAGGCCGGACCTTGTCGTGAACACAACCCCGCTTGGCATGGAGCCGGACACCCGGAGCCCGCTGAACGAAAGCCAGCTCTATCCCGATCTCACGGTCTACGACCTCGTGTACACGCCTCCCATCACCCCGCTCATCGAGATGGCGCGGGCGAAAGGCTGTACGACTATCACGGGCACCGGCCTCTTTCTGGAACAGGCAAAAGAGCAGTTCTACCTCTGGTTCGGGATCGATGTCCCCGATGAAACGATGAGGAAGTATCTCCCATGA
- the aroC gene encoding chorismate synthase, which produces MNTFGTNFRITTFGESHGAALGVVIDGCPPGMTLSESDIQPALDRRKPGTSPLVSPRQESDRVEILSGVFDGKTTGTPIALLVRNHDAHSHDYEKMKNLFRPGHADFTFQQKYGIRDYRGGGRSSGRETIGRVAAGAVAEKYLTSLGITIKGHVVSVHGKTGAQEIESEILAAKNAGDSVGGIAEITAKGCPAGLGDPVFGKLDAAIAGAMMGIGAVKGVEIGAGFAVAGRFGSENNDPITKSGFLSNNAGGILGGISSGQEIVVRIAVKPTASIAKPQKTIDAGGNDASITVKGRHDPCIVPRIIPVAEAMLALVLIDAVLEQRKYRE; this is translated from the coding sequence ATGAACACCTTTGGAACCAATTTCCGCATCACCACGTTTGGCGAGAGCCACGGCGCTGCACTCGGCGTTGTCATTGACGGCTGCCCCCCGGGCATGACCCTTTCCGAATCGGATATCCAGCCGGCCCTTGACCGGAGAAAGCCGGGCACCTCCCCGCTGGTCTCGCCCCGGCAGGAGAGCGACAGGGTCGAGATCCTCTCCGGGGTCTTTGACGGGAAGACAACGGGCACGCCCATCGCCCTCCTCGTACGGAACCATGATGCGCACTCGCATGACTACGAAAAGATGAAGAATCTCTTCCGGCCGGGCCACGCAGATTTCACGTTCCAGCAGAAGTACGGGATCCGCGACTATCGCGGCGGTGGCAGGAGCTCCGGGCGCGAGACCATCGGGCGTGTCGCGGCCGGTGCAGTAGCGGAGAAATACCTCACATCACTGGGGATCACGATCAAGGGGCATGTCGTCTCCGTCCACGGAAAGACGGGAGCACAGGAGATCGAGTCCGAGATCCTTGCAGCAAAGAACGCAGGCGACTCGGTTGGCGGCATTGCCGAGATCACGGCAAAGGGCTGTCCCGCAGGACTTGGCGATCCGGTCTTTGGCAAACTCGATGCGGCCATCGCGGGCGCCATGATGGGTATCGGCGCCGTGAAAGGCGTGGAGATCGGGGCCGGCTTTGCCGTTGCGGGCCGGTTCGGCAGCGAGAACAACGACCCGATTACAAAGAGTGGGTTCCTCTCCAACAATGCCGGGGGCATCCTCGGGGGCATCTCATCGGGGCAGGAGATCGTTGTCCGCATCGCGGTGAAACCCACGGCTTCCATCGCCAAGCCCCAGAAGACGATCGATGCAGGCGGGAATGATGCTTCCATTACGGTAAAAGGCCGTCATGATCCCTGCATCGTCCCGCGGATCATCCCGGTGGCCGAGGCGATGCTCGCGCTGGTGCTTATCGATGCTGTGCTGGAGCAGAGGAAGTACCGGGAATAA